Proteins from a genomic interval of Kitasatospora herbaricolor:
- a CDS encoding MbtH family protein has translation MTNPFEDDSATYLVLANDENQHSLWPVWIDVPAGWTVVHEEDTRQGALAYIEANWTDIRPASLVASLGGK, from the coding sequence ATGACGAACCCGTTCGAGGACGACAGCGCCACCTACCTGGTCCTGGCCAACGACGAGAACCAGCACTCGCTCTGGCCGGTCTGGATCGACGTACCGGCCGGCTGGACCGTCGTGCACGAGGAGGACACCCGCCAGGGCGCCCTCGCCTACATCGAGGCCAACTGGACCGACATCCGCCCGGCCAGCCTGGTCGCCTCCCTCGGCGGGAAGTGA